A region from the Kribbella shirazensis genome encodes:
- a CDS encoding Wzz/FepE/Etk N-terminal domain-containing protein, with protein MEPGTVVWRETAQSLLRQKWLIIGCILLGLVGASVFALAQTKRWTASSQLVIGPAVPPALVGKLSDGADKTGPLGMDLPAETQARVMASPTLLAAVVKQLGGPNDAKTIQELASVTRVKAVTDNAYLVTTDGPTAQKAVDRANAIAAIYLKQRNDEAKALLTNLAEQAQARSRTATQQSRSLVSQIDEAVGRGDNQTAAALRDQRVGLATEARQAADDAAAMLKALSTVGAGSQLVTPATTDTATSSPMVARDILVGGILGLVLGFGLALLRSHLTPYILTRDQAARAATAPVIAASEGHRRRFWQRSAPELPQYEITALGAEASGALARRELNPRAIAGGGPGALLVVSASPTPNSAGIALAMAEANARDGRETLLVLADIEGTPVLPHLTGHEGLTDLVNEPAATRAIRARKLFRPGTVADLYVLPPGLNHEETAEAVGPSLVPGIVADLPPGYSVVIHGPASVGRHGITPLAAAVDASVLVVQVGLDKEMDVARLTGALQFAGAPVLGVVLIGTATQDETLGIPLNYKPLD; from the coding sequence ATGGAACCGGGCACCGTGGTCTGGCGGGAGACCGCGCAGTCATTGTTGCGCCAGAAGTGGCTGATCATCGGCTGCATCCTGCTCGGACTGGTCGGTGCCTCCGTGTTCGCGCTCGCCCAGACCAAGCGGTGGACGGCCTCGAGCCAGCTGGTGATCGGCCCGGCGGTGCCACCGGCACTGGTCGGGAAACTGTCCGACGGCGCGGACAAGACCGGTCCGCTCGGCATGGACCTGCCCGCCGAGACCCAGGCCCGGGTGATGGCCAGCCCGACGCTGCTGGCCGCCGTCGTGAAGCAGCTCGGCGGGCCGAACGACGCCAAGACCATCCAGGAGCTGGCCTCGGTCACCCGGGTGAAGGCAGTCACCGACAACGCGTACCTGGTCACCACCGACGGCCCGACCGCGCAGAAGGCGGTCGACCGGGCGAACGCGATCGCCGCGATCTACCTCAAGCAGCGCAACGACGAGGCCAAGGCGCTGCTCACGAACCTGGCCGAGCAGGCGCAGGCCCGGTCGAGGACCGCGACCCAGCAGTCCCGCAGCCTGGTCAGCCAGATCGACGAGGCCGTCGGTCGCGGCGACAACCAGACGGCGGCGGCCCTGCGTGACCAGCGCGTCGGCCTGGCGACCGAGGCCCGGCAGGCCGCCGACGACGCAGCCGCGATGCTGAAGGCGCTGTCGACCGTCGGCGCCGGGAGCCAGCTCGTCACGCCCGCGACCACCGACACGGCCACCTCGTCGCCGATGGTTGCCCGCGACATCCTGGTCGGCGGGATCCTCGGCCTGGTGCTCGGGTTCGGTCTCGCGCTGCTGCGATCGCACCTGACGCCGTACATCCTGACCCGCGACCAGGCGGCGCGGGCCGCGACGGCGCCGGTGATCGCGGCGTCGGAGGGGCACCGCCGCCGGTTCTGGCAGCGGTCGGCTCCGGAGCTCCCGCAGTACGAGATCACCGCGCTCGGCGCGGAGGCGAGCGGCGCGCTGGCGCGGCGTGAGCTGAACCCGCGCGCGATCGCCGGCGGCGGTCCGGGCGCATTGCTGGTGGTGTCGGCGTCGCCGACCCCGAACTCCGCGGGCATCGCGCTGGCGATGGCCGAGGCGAACGCCCGCGACGGCCGCGAGACCCTGCTGGTGCTGGCCGACATCGAGGGTACGCCGGTCCTCCCGCATCTCACCGGCCACGAGGGACTGACCGACCTGGTGAACGAGCCGGCCGCGACCCGGGCGATCCGCGCCCGGAAGCTGTTCAGGCCGGGCACCGTCGCTGACCTGTACGTGCTGCCGCCCGGCCTGAACCACGAGGAGACCGCGGAAGCGGTCGGCCCGTCGCTGGTGCCGGGCATCGTCGCGGACCTGCCGCCGGGGTACTCCGTGGTGATCCACGGCCCGGCGTCCGTCGGCCGGCACGGCATCACCCCGCTCGCCGCCGCCGTCGACGCGTCGGTGCTGGTGGTCCAGGTCGGTCTCGACAAGGAGATGGACGTCGCGCGGCTGACCGGGGCGCTGCAGTTCGCGGGTGCTCCGGTGCTCGGCGTCGTACTGATCGGCACCGCGACGCAGGACGAGACGCTCGGCATCCCCCTGAACTACAAGCCG
- a CDS encoding LamG-like jellyroll fold domain-containing protein, with amino-acid sequence MVKTRLFRRLAVAGSLLAVTASLLTALTTLPAQGIEASLSATTSSTWQTNASVQGIAVAAGKAYAGGRFTSVRPPGAAPGTGEVGQAYLAAFDASTGALVSTFNPVLNGQVYAVAASADGSRIFVGGDFTTVNGQTRNRVAAFDTATGALVTNWKPSVSYRVKTIAVSGTTVYFGGSFGLVNGQDRLRLAAVTTDTGALLPWAPAVNGDVYAVDAADDASKVYAGGQFSSVNGTTQNTVTSLDPVTGAVLPFPGASAVPPPNGSCTSRVKAIDASGDTVYFGNGGDGGGCFDGTWAADIATNTLKWKNQCLGATEAVKVVNGWLYKGSHAHDCANQGAGGFPQGFGYRFLLSEKLTDGSIGPWFPNTDADPNSATNVGPLAFATGGSDLWVGGDFLNVNGTGQQGLTRFTYDAPGAAPAKPAKLLPYSVQPGVVQIHFPTVVDNDDSTLTYRLLKGFSNTTIATWTAKSTPWDRPWLHYTDTAVTPGEVTNYRVEVTDGSTTIRGNYSDPVTVASTASTAYDQLVKADGPQAYWRLGEPAGTATAVDSSGQSNNGPYTGVTLGGAGAIAGNTSMTTSTSSGRMVGQKAYSFPQQFTVEAWVKQSGLLRGGRIIGFGNSRTGNSGGGGDRMLYMRTNGSIVFGVNDGAQRTLTSVSGKNDGQWHHVVGTYDGTGGNGSMKLYVDGVLSGSALVGPASLYYGWWRVGYDLTNSWPGGGATQTGMGIDEAAVYPYALTPAQVQSHYAAR; translated from the coding sequence ATGGTGAAGACACGTCTGTTCAGGCGGTTGGCCGTCGCGGGATCGCTGCTGGCGGTCACCGCATCGCTGCTGACCGCACTAACCACACTGCCCGCGCAGGGCATCGAGGCCTCGCTGTCCGCGACGACCAGCTCGACCTGGCAGACCAACGCCAGCGTGCAGGGCATCGCGGTCGCCGCCGGCAAGGCGTATGCCGGGGGCCGGTTCACCAGCGTCCGCCCGCCGGGCGCCGCGCCCGGGACCGGCGAGGTCGGCCAGGCCTACCTGGCGGCCTTCGACGCGAGCACCGGCGCCCTGGTCAGCACCTTCAACCCGGTACTGAACGGCCAGGTGTACGCGGTGGCCGCCTCCGCGGACGGTTCGCGGATCTTCGTCGGCGGTGACTTCACCACGGTCAACGGCCAGACCCGCAACCGGGTCGCCGCCTTCGACACCGCCACCGGCGCCCTGGTGACGAACTGGAAGCCGTCGGTGTCCTACCGCGTCAAGACCATTGCCGTCTCGGGTACGACGGTGTACTTCGGCGGCTCGTTCGGCCTGGTGAACGGTCAGGACCGCCTGCGGCTCGCGGCCGTCACGACCGACACCGGCGCGTTGTTGCCCTGGGCCCCCGCGGTCAACGGCGACGTGTACGCCGTGGACGCGGCCGACGACGCCTCCAAGGTGTACGCCGGCGGCCAGTTCAGCAGCGTCAACGGCACCACGCAGAACACCGTGACCAGCCTCGATCCCGTGACCGGCGCGGTGCTGCCCTTCCCCGGCGCCTCCGCCGTACCGCCGCCGAACGGGTCCTGCACGAGCCGGGTGAAGGCGATCGACGCGAGCGGCGACACCGTGTACTTCGGCAACGGCGGTGACGGCGGCGGCTGCTTCGACGGCACGTGGGCGGCCGACATCGCGACCAACACGCTGAAGTGGAAGAACCAGTGCCTGGGCGCGACCGAGGCGGTCAAGGTCGTCAACGGCTGGCTGTACAAGGGGTCGCATGCGCACGACTGCGCCAACCAGGGTGCCGGCGGGTTCCCGCAGGGCTTCGGCTACCGCTTCCTGCTGTCTGAGAAGCTGACCGACGGCAGCATCGGGCCGTGGTTCCCGAACACCGACGCCGACCCGAACAGCGCGACCAACGTCGGCCCGCTGGCGTTCGCCACGGGCGGCAGCGACCTGTGGGTCGGCGGCGACTTCCTGAACGTGAACGGCACCGGCCAGCAGGGCCTGACCCGCTTCACCTACGACGCCCCGGGCGCGGCCCCGGCCAAGCCGGCCAAGCTGCTGCCGTACAGCGTCCAACCGGGCGTCGTCCAGATCCACTTCCCCACCGTCGTCGACAACGACGACAGCACGCTGACCTACCGGCTGCTCAAGGGCTTCAGCAACACCACGATCGCGACCTGGACGGCCAAGTCCACGCCGTGGGACCGCCCGTGGCTGCACTACACCGACACCGCCGTGACGCCCGGCGAGGTGACGAACTACCGCGTCGAGGTCACCGACGGCAGTACGACGATCCGCGGCAACTACTCCGACCCGGTCACGGTCGCCTCGACGGCGTCGACGGCGTACGACCAACTCGTCAAGGCGGACGGACCGCAGGCGTACTGGCGTCTCGGCGAGCCGGCCGGGACGGCGACCGCGGTCGACTCCTCGGGCCAGAGCAACAACGGCCCGTACACCGGGGTCACGCTGGGCGGCGCCGGAGCGATCGCCGGCAACACCTCGATGACGACCAGCACGAGCAGCGGCCGGATGGTCGGCCAGAAGGCGTACAGCTTCCCGCAGCAGTTCACGGTCGAGGCCTGGGTCAAGCAGAGCGGTCTGCTGCGCGGCGGCCGGATCATCGGGTTCGGCAACTCGCGGACCGGGAACAGCGGCGGTGGCGGCGACCGGATGCTGTACATGCGGACCAACGGCTCGATCGTGTTCGGCGTGAACGACGGCGCGCAGCGCACGCTGACCAGCGTTTCCGGCAAGAACGACGGCCAGTGGCACCACGTCGTCGGCACCTACGACGGTACTGGTGGGAACGGCAGCATGAAGCTGTACGTCGACGGCGTACTGAGCGGGAGCGCGCTGGTCGGCCCCGCGTCGCTGTACTACGGCTGGTGGCGGGTCGGCTACGACCTGACGAACTCGTGGCCCGGTGGCGGCGCGACGCAGACCGGTATGGGCATCGACGAGGCAGCCGTCTACCCGTACGCGTTGACGCCGGCGCAGGTGCAGTCTCACTACGCGGCCCGCTAG
- a CDS encoding fibronectin type III domain-containing protein, translated as MKKLVLAVVTAAAVVAAALIPSGPPVEAATPGFASAVSAIKQPSWQTNNSVNALAIAGNTVFAGGLFTRLRQPGKASGQAPEAVRTYVAAFDRTTGKPTAFAPTLNGPVYAIATSPDGKWVVIGGDFTMVNGIRRSKLAMFSVATGKLVAAWDPVVSARVKALAIYGNSVFIGGAFRAVDGATRNRLGAVRLIQGDLLPWNPNANNDVYAIDVADNGTRVFVGGPFSTINGKDHYSLAMTNNTTGAAYTFPAAAAIPKPTATCTTRVKDIDTLGDKVFVSNGGDGSGCYDGVLAAQVSTGQLLWKNNCLGATEAIKAIGNWVYKGSHAHNCSSSPNGFPDGTGTHYLLVESAINGNLGPWMPNTDANPKSTTQVGPLAMAGTATDLWVGGDFLHVNGTLQVGITRFTNSPGGAAPLRPRAPALTATSSGRVYVSYADSYDLDNLTLTYNVFRGSLNVGSNRYTSYYWQPRKVYQVVDRGLARGSTYTYHVEVHDGRNIQKGPSASVKIP; from the coding sequence GTGAAGAAGTTAGTGCTGGCCGTTGTCACCGCCGCGGCCGTGGTGGCCGCGGCGTTGATCCCCTCCGGACCGCCGGTGGAGGCGGCGACTCCGGGCTTCGCTTCGGCGGTGTCGGCGATCAAGCAGCCCTCGTGGCAGACCAACAACAGCGTCAACGCGCTGGCGATCGCCGGGAACACCGTGTTCGCCGGTGGTCTGTTCACCAGGCTCCGGCAGCCGGGGAAGGCGTCCGGCCAGGCTCCGGAGGCGGTCCGCACGTACGTCGCCGCCTTCGACCGCACTACTGGGAAGCCGACCGCGTTCGCGCCGACGCTGAACGGTCCCGTCTACGCCATCGCCACCAGCCCGGACGGCAAGTGGGTGGTGATCGGCGGCGACTTCACGATGGTCAACGGCATCCGGCGCAGCAAGCTCGCGATGTTCTCGGTCGCCACCGGCAAGCTGGTCGCGGCCTGGGACCCGGTCGTGTCGGCCCGGGTGAAGGCCCTGGCGATCTACGGCAACAGTGTGTTCATCGGCGGTGCCTTCCGGGCTGTCGACGGTGCGACCCGTAACCGGCTGGGCGCGGTCCGGCTGATCCAGGGCGACCTGCTGCCGTGGAACCCGAACGCCAACAACGACGTCTACGCGATCGACGTGGCCGACAACGGCACCCGCGTGTTCGTCGGCGGCCCGTTCAGCACGATCAACGGCAAGGACCACTACTCGCTCGCGATGACGAACAACACGACCGGGGCGGCGTACACGTTCCCGGCCGCGGCGGCGATCCCGAAGCCGACCGCGACCTGCACGACCCGGGTGAAGGACATCGACACCTTGGGCGACAAGGTCTTCGTCTCGAACGGCGGCGACGGCAGCGGGTGCTACGACGGCGTACTCGCGGCCCAGGTCAGCACCGGCCAACTGCTGTGGAAGAACAACTGTCTCGGCGCGACCGAGGCGATCAAGGCGATCGGCAACTGGGTCTACAAGGGCTCGCACGCGCACAACTGCAGCTCGTCCCCGAACGGCTTCCCGGACGGCACCGGCACGCACTACCTCCTGGTCGAGAGCGCGATCAACGGCAACCTCGGGCCCTGGATGCCGAACACGGACGCGAACCCGAAGAGCACCACGCAGGTCGGCCCGCTGGCGATGGCCGGCACCGCCACGGACCTGTGGGTCGGCGGTGACTTCCTGCACGTGAACGGCACGCTGCAGGTGGGAATCACCCGGTTCACGAACTCGCCGGGCGGCGCCGCCCCGCTCAGGCCCCGCGCGCCGGCCCTCACCGCGACGTCGTCCGGACGGGTGTACGTGAGCTACGCCGACTCGTACGACCTCGACAACCTCACCCTCACGTACAACGTCTTCCGCGGCTCGTTGAACGTCGGCTCGAACAGGTACACCTCGTACTACTGGCAGCCCCGCAAGGTCTACCAGGTCGTGGACCGCGGCCTGGCGCGCGGCTCGACGTACACGTACCACGTGGAGGTCCACGACGGCCGCAACATCCAGAAGGGCCCGTCCGCGAGCGTGAAGATCCCCTAG
- a CDS encoding WecB/TagA/CpsF family glycosyltransferase, whose protein sequence is MSRVDVLGIHVSVTNLDRTVETFARWIDSSERQLVCVSDMNALLHARADARLTEVYNTSGLTVPDGMPLVWAGRRAGFEEMDRVAGPDLLERVLAEAAERGWTQYFYGGAEGVAEELRERFQERHPALKVVGVECPPYRALTEAEDAETVARMNEARPDIVWVGLGAPKQERWMADHRDRLNATILIGVGAAFDFHTGRLDRAPLWMQRNGLEWSYRLYKEPRRLWKRYVLGIPRFLLGILRHPPRAL, encoded by the coding sequence ATGAGCCGGGTCGACGTCCTCGGGATCCACGTCAGCGTCACGAATCTGGACCGGACGGTGGAGACGTTCGCTCGCTGGATCGATTCCTCCGAGCGGCAACTGGTCTGCGTTTCCGACATGAACGCGTTGCTGCACGCCCGGGCCGACGCCCGGCTGACCGAGGTCTACAACACTTCCGGCCTGACCGTCCCGGACGGGATGCCGCTGGTGTGGGCCGGCCGGCGGGCCGGGTTCGAGGAGATGGACCGGGTCGCCGGTCCGGACCTGCTCGAGCGGGTGCTCGCGGAGGCGGCGGAGCGCGGCTGGACGCAGTACTTCTACGGTGGCGCCGAGGGCGTGGCGGAGGAGCTGCGCGAGCGGTTCCAGGAGCGGCATCCGGCGTTGAAGGTCGTCGGCGTCGAGTGCCCGCCGTACCGGGCCCTGACCGAGGCCGAGGACGCGGAGACCGTCGCCCGGATGAACGAGGCGCGGCCGGACATCGTCTGGGTGGGTCTCGGCGCGCCGAAGCAGGAGCGCTGGATGGCCGACCACCGCGACCGGCTGAACGCGACGATCCTGATCGGTGTCGGTGCGGCGTTCGACTTCCACACCGGCCGGCTGGACCGCGCCCCGCTGTGGATGCAGCGCAACGGGCTCGAGTGGAGCTACCGGCTCTACAAGGAGCCACGCCGGCTCTGGAAGCGTTATGTCCTGGGCATCCCGCGATTCCTGCTGGGCATCCTCCGGCATCCGCCACGCGCACTCTAG
- the gmd gene encoding GDP-mannose 4,6-dehydratase, producing the protein MTPDIKRAFITGITGQDGSYLAELLLSKGYEVHGLIRRASTFNTRRIDHLYEDPHAQDKRLFLHYGDLTDGSRLVTLLASIQPAEVYHLAAQSHVRVSFDEPEYTGDTTGMGTTRLLEAIRMIGLDCRFYQASSSEMFGATPPPQNEDTPFYPRSPYGAAKLYSYWMTRNYREAYDMFAVNGILFNHESPRRGETFVTRKITRAVAAIKTGRQDRLYLGNLDACRDWGYAPEYVEGMWRMLQHDTPADYVIATGTSYSVRDFVSLAFDHAGLDWEQYVDHDRRYERPTEVDSLIGDASKAATDLGWKAQVHVPELVRIMVDADLAALTGEDA; encoded by the coding sequence ATGACCCCCGACATCAAGAGGGCCTTCATCACCGGCATCACCGGCCAGGACGGTTCGTACCTGGCGGAGTTGCTGCTGTCCAAGGGCTACGAGGTGCACGGCCTGATCCGCCGCGCCAGCACCTTCAACACGCGCCGGATCGACCACCTGTACGAGGACCCGCACGCGCAGGACAAGCGGCTGTTCCTGCATTACGGCGACCTGACCGACGGATCGCGCCTCGTCACGCTGCTCGCGTCGATCCAGCCCGCCGAGGTCTACCACCTGGCGGCGCAGAGCCACGTCCGGGTCAGCTTCGACGAGCCGGAGTACACCGGTGACACGACCGGCATGGGGACGACGCGGTTGCTCGAGGCGATCCGCATGATCGGCCTGGACTGCCGGTTCTACCAGGCGTCCTCGTCGGAGATGTTCGGCGCGACACCGCCCCCGCAGAACGAGGACACCCCCTTCTATCCGCGCTCGCCGTACGGCGCCGCGAAGCTCTACAGCTACTGGATGACGCGGAACTACCGCGAGGCGTACGACATGTTCGCGGTGAACGGGATCCTGTTCAACCACGAGTCGCCGCGGCGGGGCGAGACGTTCGTGACGCGGAAGATCACGCGGGCGGTCGCGGCGATCAAAACCGGACGCCAGGACCGGTTGTACCTGGGCAACCTGGACGCGTGCCGGGACTGGGGTTACGCCCCGGAGTACGTCGAGGGCATGTGGCGGATGCTGCAGCACGACACCCCGGCGGACTACGTGATCGCGACCGGCACGTCGTACTCCGTCCGCGACTTCGTCTCCCTGGCCTTCGATCACGCCGGGCTGGACTGGGAGCAGTACGTCGACCACGACCGGCGGTACGAGCGCCCGACCGAGGTCGACTCGCTGATCGGGGACGCGTCGAAGGCCGCCACCGACCTGGGCTGGAAGGCCCAGGTCCATGTGCCCGAACTCGTCCGGATCATGGTCGACGCCGACCTCGCAGCGCTCACCGGGGAGGACGCATGA
- a CDS encoding GDP-L-fucose synthase family protein → MQFELDPHAPVYIAGHRGLVGSAIWRRLDAAGFTQLIGASSSELDLRDRAATFAFLRDHRPSVVIDAAARVGGILANRDHPTEFLSDNLRIQVNLMDAALEVRTPRLLFLGSSCIYPKYADQPIRESSLLTGELEPTNDAYAIAKIAGLLQVQAIRRQYGLRWISAMPTNLYGPHDNFDPKTSHVLPALIRRFHEAKVNGVPEVVLWGSGTPRREFLHVDDLADACVHLLEQYDAPEPINVGVGADVTIRELAELVARVVGYTGALSNDLSKPDGTPRKLLDVSRLQALGWKPSISLEDGVAATYAWYQEHVA, encoded by the coding sequence ATGCAGTTCGAGCTAGACCCTCATGCACCGGTGTACATCGCGGGTCACCGCGGTCTCGTCGGGTCCGCGATCTGGCGCCGGCTGGACGCCGCCGGGTTCACGCAGCTGATCGGCGCGTCGTCGTCGGAGCTGGATCTGCGCGACCGCGCGGCGACGTTCGCCTTCCTGCGCGACCACCGGCCGTCCGTGGTGATCGACGCCGCGGCCCGGGTCGGCGGCATTCTGGCGAACCGCGACCACCCGACCGAGTTCCTCAGCGACAACCTGCGTATCCAGGTGAACCTGATGGACGCGGCCCTCGAGGTGCGCACGCCGCGGCTGCTGTTCCTCGGTTCGTCGTGCATCTACCCGAAGTACGCCGACCAGCCGATCCGCGAGTCGAGCCTGCTGACGGGTGAGCTGGAGCCGACCAACGACGCGTACGCGATCGCCAAGATCGCGGGCCTCCTGCAGGTGCAAGCAATTCGACGCCAATACGGGTTGCGCTGGATCTCCGCGATGCCGACGAACCTGTACGGCCCGCACGACAACTTCGACCCGAAGACCTCGCACGTGCTGCCGGCGCTGATCCGCCGGTTCCACGAAGCCAAGGTCAACGGTGTTCCGGAAGTTGTGCTGTGGGGGAGCGGTACGCCGCGACGCGAGTTCCTGCACGTGGACGACCTCGCCGACGCGTGCGTGCATCTGCTGGAGCAGTACGACGCGCCGGAGCCGATCAACGTCGGGGTCGGCGCGGACGTGACGATTCGCGAGCTGGCCGAGCTGGTCGCCCGGGTCGTCGGCTACACCGGTGCTCTGAGCAACGATCTGTCCAAACCGGACGGCACCCCGCGCAAACTGCTCGACGTGAGCCGGCTGCAGGCGCTGGGCTGGAAGCCGTCCATCTCCCTCGAAGACGGTGTGGCCGCCACCTACGCCTGGTACCAGGAGCATGTGGCATGA
- a CDS encoding sugar transferase has translation MSGAEAPDAVDSRRPLWVVPHEVPAIVPLPSRSTEPRWVGVYRWAAVGGDLLAAMLGVSVALLTRFGYHVGSSYLVVSSLLPLAWVAVVALSKGYDPRFFGAGPDEFRSIMRAGVGLTAAVAMTSYVTKAEIARGFVVLAIPVLVVAALLLRYALRKDLHRHRVRGRCMHRVLVVGRSGPAATLCEHLESRPTDGFRVVATCRPRDDSTGPLQPEELAEPDILAAADRHAVEVVAIATEPELAGQSLRRLSWALEQRGIELIVSPGIIEVAGPRISVRPVAGLSLLHLERPSVSGGPHLMKAVFDRVVALGIVAVLAPLLIGLALAVKLSSPGPVLFRQQRVGRAGVEFTMLKFRSMYVDAEQRLSDLYALSDGNGVIFKMRNDPRMTPLGRWIRRFSLDELPQLFNVLRGDMSLVGPRPPLAEEVALYAADDSRRMLVKPGMTGLWQVSGRSDLSWDESVRLDLRYVDNWSMTLDLLILWKTVRAVIYGAGAY, from the coding sequence GTGAGCGGAGCAGAAGCGCCGGACGCTGTGGACAGCCGTCGGCCGCTCTGGGTCGTCCCGCACGAGGTCCCCGCCATCGTTCCGCTGCCGTCCCGGTCGACCGAGCCGCGCTGGGTCGGGGTGTACCGGTGGGCCGCCGTGGGTGGCGACCTGCTCGCCGCGATGCTCGGCGTGTCCGTCGCGCTACTGACCCGGTTCGGGTACCACGTCGGCTCCAGCTACCTCGTGGTGAGCAGTCTGCTGCCGCTCGCCTGGGTGGCCGTGGTCGCGCTGTCGAAGGGGTACGACCCGCGGTTCTTCGGCGCCGGACCGGACGAGTTCCGCTCGATCATGCGCGCCGGCGTCGGACTCACCGCGGCCGTCGCGATGACGTCGTACGTGACCAAGGCCGAGATCGCCCGCGGCTTCGTGGTGCTGGCGATCCCGGTGCTGGTCGTGGCCGCGTTGCTGCTGCGGTACGCGCTGCGGAAGGACCTGCACCGGCACCGGGTCAGAGGCCGCTGCATGCACAGGGTTCTCGTGGTCGGGCGCAGCGGTCCGGCCGCGACGCTGTGCGAGCACCTCGAGAGCCGCCCGACCGACGGCTTCCGGGTCGTCGCCACCTGCCGCCCGCGCGACGACAGCACCGGACCGCTGCAGCCGGAGGAGCTCGCCGAGCCGGACATCCTGGCCGCGGCCGACCGGCACGCAGTCGAGGTCGTGGCGATCGCGACCGAACCGGAGCTGGCCGGCCAGTCGTTGCGCCGCCTGTCGTGGGCGCTGGAGCAGCGCGGTATCGAGCTGATCGTCTCCCCGGGCATCATCGAGGTCGCGGGCCCGCGGATCTCTGTCCGCCCGGTCGCCGGCCTGTCCCTGCTCCATCTGGAGCGCCCGTCCGTCAGCGGTGGGCCGCACCTGATGAAGGCCGTCTTCGACCGCGTCGTCGCGCTCGGCATCGTCGCCGTGCTCGCGCCGCTGCTGATCGGCCTGGCGCTGGCGGTGAAGCTGTCCAGCCCTGGACCGGTCCTGTTCCGGCAGCAGCGCGTCGGCCGGGCGGGTGTCGAGTTCACGATGCTGAAGTTCCGCAGTATGTACGTCGACGCGGAGCAACGGCTCAGTGATCTGTACGCACTGAGCGACGGCAACGGCGTGATCTTCAAGATGCGCAACGACCCGCGGATGACACCGCTCGGCCGGTGGATCCGCCGGTTCTCGCTGGACGAGCTGCCGCAGCTGTTCAACGTGCTGCGCGGTGACATGTCGCTGGTCGGACCGCGGCCGCCGCTGGCCGAGGAGGTCGCGCTGTACGCCGCGGACGACTCGCGGCGGATGCTGGTGAAACCCGGCATGACCGGCCTGTGGCAGGTCAGCGGCCGCAGTGATCTGTCCTGGGACGAGTCCGTGCGCCTCGACCTGCGGTACGTCGACAACTGGTCGATGACCCTGGACCTGCTGATTCTCTGGAAGACCGTGCGCGCGGTGATCTACGGCGCGGGAGCGTATTGA
- a CDS encoding glycosyltransferase: protein MSEIVIATLMKSHGPSGLQSHVRTFDKYLRSVSEPVSIVSPFSARSPFVLPMFAARIAIRRLNRPAGVWWHQYWHAHYLEDALRRHLADRPDAVVYAQCPISAAVALRVRTTQPVVMVAHLNISQADEWADKGEIPRYGALFRSIRSFEQSVLGELDGIVYVSGFNKTELEERIPALREVPGAVVPNPVTDSVTAGKRPEPVADLITVGGLEPRKNHAYLLRILGAAADRGHRYTLSIVGDGPERQSLKALAAELSITNQVRFLGYQPQPRVLMREHQMYCHTSTMESFGIVLVEAMAEGLPVITGAVGGVPDVVQPGTEGLFWPLDDAEAAAGVLIELMEDPGRRERMALAARTRFEQAFAADVVGRRLLTFLRQTRDPQRESLVRGR, encoded by the coding sequence GTGAGCGAGATCGTCATAGCGACGCTGATGAAGTCGCACGGGCCGTCGGGGTTGCAGAGCCATGTCCGGACGTTCGACAAGTATCTGCGGTCCGTCTCTGAGCCGGTGAGCATCGTCAGCCCGTTCTCGGCCCGCTCACCGTTCGTGCTGCCGATGTTCGCTGCGCGGATCGCCATCCGCCGGCTCAATCGGCCGGCCGGTGTGTGGTGGCATCAGTACTGGCACGCCCACTACCTCGAGGACGCGCTGCGGCGGCACCTCGCTGATCGGCCCGACGCCGTGGTGTACGCCCAGTGCCCGATCTCCGCGGCCGTCGCGTTGCGTGTCCGCACCACCCAGCCGGTGGTGATGGTGGCCCACCTCAACATCTCCCAGGCCGACGAGTGGGCCGACAAGGGCGAGATCCCGCGGTACGGCGCTCTGTTCCGGTCGATCCGGTCGTTCGAGCAGAGCGTGCTCGGTGAGCTCGACGGCATCGTCTACGTCTCCGGGTTCAATAAGACCGAGTTGGAGGAGCGGATCCCGGCGTTGCGGGAGGTGCCGGGTGCCGTCGTACCCAACCCGGTGACGGACAGCGTGACAGCGGGGAAGCGGCCCGAGCCGGTCGCGGATCTGATCACCGTCGGCGGGCTGGAACCGCGGAAGAACCATGCCTACCTGTTGAGGATTCTCGGCGCGGCCGCCGATCGCGGTCACCGCTATACGTTGTCGATCGTGGGCGACGGGCCGGAACGGCAGTCGCTGAAGGCGCTGGCCGCAGAGCTGAGCATCACCAACCAGGTCCGGTTCCTCGGGTACCAGCCGCAGCCTCGAGTGTTGATGCGTGAGCATCAGATGTACTGCCACACCTCGACGATGGAGAGCTTCGGCATCGTGCTGGTCGAGGCCATGGCCGAAGGCCTGCCAGTGATCACCGGCGCCGTCGGTGGAGTACCCGACGTCGTGCAGCCCGGGACCGAGGGTCTCTTCTGGCCGCTGGACGACGCCGAGGCAGCGGCCGGCGTACTGATCGAGCTGATGGAGGACCCGGGCCGGCGGGAGCGGATGGCGCTGGCCGCGCGGACCCGGTTCGAGCAAGCGTTCGCCGCCGATGTGGTCGGCCGGCGGCTGCTGACGTTTCTCCGCCAGACCCGGGATCCGCAGCGGGAGTCGCTCGTCCGAGGGCGGTGA